In Lolium rigidum isolate FL_2022 unplaced genomic scaffold, APGP_CSIRO_Lrig_0.1 contig_31851_1, whole genome shotgun sequence, the following are encoded in one genomic region:
- the LOC124680968 gene encoding GTPase activating protein 1-like, with translation MLGHLVGLLRVRVLRGVNLAIRDLRSSDPYIVIRMGKQKLKTRVVRKSVNPEWNDELTLSIEDPTLLVKLDVFDKDTFFDDPMGNAELDIRPLVEVVGMRLQGVEDNTVVKKLVPNRQNCLAEESAIYMSEGAVKQDVVLRLRNVECGEIELQLQWIDIPGAKGV, from the exons atgttgGGACATCTTGTTGGGCTGTTGAGGGTGCGGGTGCTGAGGGGGGTGAACCTCGCCATCCGCGACCTCCGCTCCAGCGACCCCTACATCGTCATCCGCATGGGCAAGCAG AAGCTTAAGACGCGAGTGGTAAGAAAGAGTGTCAATCCGGAGTGGAACGATGAACTGACTCTCTCCATCGAAGATCCCACGCTTCTTGTTAAACTG GACGTGTTTGACAAGGACACCTTCTTCGACGATCCAATGGGCAATGCAGAGCTGGACATCAGGCCGCTGGTTGAGGTTGTGGGGATGAGGCTCCAGGGCGTCGAGGACAACACCGTGGTGAAGAAACTGGTGCCGAACAGGCAGAACTGCCTGGCAGAGGAGAGCGCCATATACATGTCCGAGGGGGCGGTGAAGCAGGACGTGGTTTTGAGACTGAGGAACGTGGAGTGTGGGGAGATCGAACTCCAGCTCCAGTGGATCGACATCCCCGGTGCTAAGGGCGTATAA